Below is a genomic region from Salvelinus fontinalis isolate EN_2023a chromosome 38, ASM2944872v1, whole genome shotgun sequence.
ttgaagtcttcactattattctacaatgtagaaaatagtaaaaacaaagaaacaccctggaatgagtaggtgtgtcaaaacatTTGACTGGACTGTACAATTAATAAGAAGAACTATATATATATCCCATTACCAAAGCAGTTAGGACATTGAAATTCTCAGGCCAATCACCATTTGTTCATCTAGCATTTACAGTGCAATAaaccataaaaaatatatacataaataaaatatacaAATTTGAGACCTAAAAAGATGGAACATCCCTACACAGTGTTCATTCTCTATATATCAGAAAACTTTTCTGTCATCATTCCCACAGTCATTTGTTATTTAAGAAATTAGGTAGTTCCTGAAGTGAGGGTTGGTGTGGCTTCAGCAGACATCACCTCCAGACTTCTCATAGCATCAGGTAGTACACCATGGCCAGGATCAACAGCCAGAACTGAATCAAATAAAGACAAGGGAACGTTAGACTTACAGTCTAAAGACAAGGGAACGTTAGACTTAAGTGTTGTTAGACTTTATCTTATGATaatgtctctactgtatgttgtgtagtatacAAAAGTGTCCGATAAATCGTTTTCGGGTAATGAAACTGTTGCAACTGAATACTTCACTATTTACCAACCTAAGTAGACCAACTGAATACTTAACTATTTACCAACCTAAGTAGACCAACTGAATACTCACCATAAACATTAGCACAGCGAAACCATACCAGCTGATAGCCCATGTATATCGACTGAACACAGACTCAATGTGGTTGAAGCAGCCCTGGGTAGAAAGATAGAGGGTATAAACAGGATAGCCTGTGCCAAGGTGGTTCAAGGACAAGCAACAATGTGCTTACTTCAAGTGGGAGGTATAAATGACCCCTAACCACTGATACAGTAAAGGGTCAGATGTTTTCCATACTGTTATTAGTTACAGTACAGTTATAATTAATGGCAGGTACTGTATAAtcagatcctagatctgtggttatgaGCTACTTAAATCTTGAGCCTTCAAGTGAGAATCAGAGAACCAGAGGAATCTCTTTGGGGTTAGGCAATGGGAATGTGTTTTCTCACCTTAGTGAACATGGTGGTGTTCTGGCCGTTCTTGCAGGCCTCTATATTCACCACCTCGTAGTTGTTCTTCCTCTTGCAGCAGTGGGTGGGCCAGGGGTAGTCTGTACCAAACTTCTCCCTGAAGGTGGAGTTGTACTCTATCCAGTCCACTGGGCCATCTGTTCCACAACACTCCACCTgaaataggagaggagaggatgttgTAGAAACAATAGATGGGTGAGGAATATTCTTCAATCAAACAGGAATAGTTCAGTTAGTCAGTGGACAAACTGATGTTGTGACAGACTGAACTCACTTCACTCAAACTGAGCGAGCTACTGTATACTGTAAGTATTTGTAGAAAGTGCAGCTCTACATTCTTTATCCTAGCTACATCAACATAGCCTGCAGAGGTTGTTTGTGTCCCTGTGCAGCAAACTGATCCCATCCCTTTGTCAACGTATGCGCTACTGGTGTTTGAAGTCAGGagagtgcaggagagcagagagttgtgagcAGACGCACTCTTTATTGGGCAGAAGCACAACGAACGGACGCAACATCGTCAAACCTCCAGCCAATATGCTAAAGAGAACTGCGCAAAATACAGTCACAAAAAACAAACGTAATAATCCAACCTCCTATGGGTTACACAAGAATACCCAGGGGGGGGGGAATAACCAGCCTGGCGCAACACACTGAACAtgtaacaaaacaaacaattccacacaaggacatgggggaacagaggaatatatatacacaatgtAATTAGGGAATGATAACCAGGTGTgcggggaacaagacaaaacaaatggaacaatgaaaaatggagcggcgatggctagaaggccggtgacgtcgaccgccgaacgccgcccgaacaaggagaggagccgacctcAGTGGAatttgtgacagtacccccccccccccccccccccccccctttgacgCGGGGCTCCAGCAGCGCGCTGACAACGGCCtaggggacgacccggagggcgaggcgcagggcgatccggccgGAGAAGGTGGAACTCCTGCAGCATTGCagggtccaacacgtcctccaccggaacccagcacctctcctccggaccgtacccctcccactccacgaggtattgaaggcccctcgcccgacgcctcaAATCCAATATGGACcgaacggagtacgccggggccccctcgatgtccagagggggcggaggaacctcccgtacgtcagactcctggagcggaccaaccaccactggcctgaggagagacacatggaacgaagGGTTAATTcggtaatcggggggaagctgtaacctgtaacacacctcattcactctcctcaggaccttaaatggccccacaaaccgcagacccagcttccggcagggcaggcggaggggcaggtttcgggtcgagagccagacccggtctcactgcggtgacggtccaCGCTGGTTTTGTGGCACAGCGCGGCCGGCTGGAGGTGAACATGGGCGGAttcccatgtctcctccgtgCGCCTGAACCAgccgtccaccgcaggagcctcggtccgACCCTGATGCCACggcgccagaaccggctggtaccccaattcgcactgaaagggggagaggttagtggaggagtggcggagtgagttctgcgccatctctgcccagggcacgaacgccgcccactccctcggccggtcctggcaataagaccgcagaaacctgcccacatcctggttcactctctccacctgcccattactctcagggtgaaaacctgaggtaaagctgatcgagacccccagacgttccatgaacgcctccCAGACTctcgaagtgaactggggacctcgttcagacactatatcctcaagcatcccgtagtgccggaagacgtgtgtaaacaaggcctctgcagtctgtagggctgtagggagaccgggcagagggaggagatgacaggacttagagaaacgatccacaacgaccaggatcgtgatTTTTCCCTGTGAGAGAGGAAGATCGGTTAGAAAATCCACCAACAGGTGTGACCAAGGCCATTGTGGAATGGGTAAGGGatgtagcttacctctgggcaggtgtctcggagccttactctgggcgcacaccgagcaggaggaaacataaaccctcacgtcctttgccaaggtgggccaccagtacttcccactcagacagcgcaccgtccgaccgatccccggatgaccagaggagggtgacgtgtgggcccaatagatcaacagGTCACGGACAGTAGACGGAACATACAGATGCCCGACGGAacactggaggggagcgggctctgtacgtaacgcctgctcaatgtccgcgtccagctcccatacGACCGGTGctaccaggcaggaggccgggaaTATGGGAGTCTGAttcatggaccgctcctctgtgtcatacagccgggacagtgtgtCTGCCTTCACAttttgggaacctggtctgtaggacagggtgaacacaaaacgggtaaaaaacatggcccaccttgcctgacgaggattcagtctcctcgctgcccggatgtactccaggttgcggtggtcagtccagatgaggaaagggtgtttatccccctcaagccaatgtctcaaTGCCTTCAACGCCTTCAAAGCCTTAACCacagccaacaactcccggtacctaacatcatagttccgctccgccgggctgagcttcttcgagaagaagcacaggggcggagctttgggGGCATGCCCGATCGCTGAGAGAGCAAGgttcctatcccagcctcggacgcgtccacctccactatgaacgccaaagcgggatccggatgggccagcacgggagccgaggtaaacagagcccgtaggtgcccaaaagccctgtccgccttagccgaccactgcaaacgaacagggccccccttcagcagtggggtaatgggagccgccacctggccaaaaccccgggtaaacctccggtagtaattggcaaaccctaaaaaccgctgcacctcctttaccgtggtgggagtcggccaattgcGCACTGcagaaatgcggtcactctccatctccacccctgaggtggaaatgcgataccctaggaaggagacggcctactgaaagaacaagcatttctcagccttgatgtacaggtcatgctccatcAGTCGTCCAAGCACCCTgcacaccagggacacatgctcagcgcgtgtagtggagtatatcagaatgtcatcgatatacaccactacaccctgccaaTGCAGGTCCCTgggaatctcatctacaaaggattggaagactgatggagcattcatcaaccccgatcccggatacgcaccaggttgtaagcgctcctgagatctaatTTAGTGAAGAAGCgcaccccgtgcattgactcaatcgccggGTAACTCTACCTCACCGTGATTTGATTTAGACCTcgatagtcaatgcacgggggcagacctccctccttcttcttcacgaaaaagaaactcgaggaggcgggtgaagtggaggaccgaatgtacccctgacgctgggattcagagacatatgtctccatagcctccgtctccgcttgcgacaggggatacacgtgactcctgggaagtgtagcgtctaccaggagatttatcgcacaatacCCCCGTCGTTGTGATGGTAATTCAGTCGCCTTCTTGGAAAGTCCAAACCAGGTCTCCAGAacagaggaatatatatatacacaatgtAATTAGGGAATGATAACCAGGTGTgcggggaacaagacaaaacaaatggaacaatgaaaaatggagcggcgatggctaaaaggccggtgacgtcgaccgccgcccgaacaaggagaggagccgacctcggtggaagtcgtgacacccttGTCTTTCCCACACTATGGGGCTGTCCAAACCGGTTCACCCAGCAGAGACACATCTGGACTCTGGCAttgatgatggagagagagggacatgctATGTCATGTCAGAGCTGACAATTCATCTGCTACTCCCaagggtgtgtgcgtgtgagtgtgtgtgtgtgttactggaaTGTGATACCTTTCCCTAACAGATACTCCACACAATAACCTAGGTTTAGTCGGTCTTTGTGCTAATCGTCTGTTTAGAATGTGTGGTGTGCCTCTGATTAGTCAGATTATCCTATGACAGATTCCTTTGATTTGGTGACCAGTCACCTCTTTCATCACTTTGTTCCATGTCAGTGTGATCCGACTGCCAGAGTCACCGTCGGCTGCATAGTACTTCAGCATCTGCTTCTTCACCAGATTACTGTTTCCAACCAGCTACAAACAGCACATAGGAGAGGATGAGACGAAACAGGAGAATACGTTTCAAAGTGGTGTTTCTAGAATTGTGCTGTTCAAACAATGTGAAGATCTGAAGGTATCCCAAGTTGCCCATTTCCCATGTACTCACATAGTCTCTGTGGGTGACTGCAGTGATACACGAGGCACACTCAAATATGTAGATGATCAACATCAGGATCAGATACTGTCAAGATCCCAAAATAAATATTTTCCTTTACTTGAAAAGAACAACAGGGAAAGAGATATAGACATAC
It encodes:
- the LOC129837377 gene encoding uroplakin-1a-like, with amino-acid sequence MADGKGFTCLMVILILGNIFGAAAGLALCALAIWVAVDEYKLYPISSVSGKDDIFAGAWIAIFTGFAFFCMCVFGILAAAKKSRALMLTYLILMLIIYIFECASCITAVTHRDYLVGNSNLVKKQMLKYYAADGDSGSRITLTWNKVMKEVECCGTDGPVDWIEYNSTFREKFGTDYPWPTHCCKRKNNYEVVNIEACKNGQNTTMFTKGCFNHIESVFSRYTWAISWYGFAVLMFMFWLLILAMVYYLML